A single region of the Glycine max cultivar Williams 82 chromosome 20, Glycine_max_v4.0, whole genome shotgun sequence genome encodes:
- the LOC100782632 gene encoding uncharacterized protein — MESQREYEKEEEALVLKTTKVVEYLVPKMSIELLCKFPDNSAYDFDYSQSTIWSPLLPRPYTPMDLDLITPKKLSYDEKVGSKLRKKFTASTFNLNLDFIRKNSKSKNKKVPSEFSPTPFRGACNPIMNKRWARALKAASKQFKKWKVKRDPIAHVMLPRS, encoded by the exons ATGGAATCACAAAGAGAAtatgagaaagaagaagaagcactagtgttgaaaacaacaaaagtggTGGAGTATTTGGTGCCAAAGATGTCAATTGAGCTTCTGTGCAAGTTTCCAGATAACTCTGCCTATGACTTTGACTACTCTCAGAGCACAATTTGGTCCCCTTTGCTTCCAAGACCTTACACTCCCATGGATTTGGATCTCATCACTCCAAAGAAACTTTCCTATGACGAGAAGGTGGGTTCTAAGCTTAGGAAGAAGTTCACTGCCTCTACCTTCAATCTTAACCTTGATTTCATCAGAAAGAATAGCAAGAGCAAGAACAAGAAGGTGCCTTCTGAATTTTCTCCAACACCCTTTAGAGGTGCTTGTAACCCCATCATGAAcaag CGATGGGCAAGAGCACTGAAAGCTGCCTCAAAACAGTTCAAGAAATGGAAGGTGAAGAGAGACCCCATTGCCCATGTGATGCTACCCAGATcatga